The following coding sequences are from one Brienomyrus brachyistius isolate T26 chromosome 2, BBRACH_0.4, whole genome shotgun sequence window:
- the cds1 gene encoding phosphatidate cytidylyltransferase 1: MTELRRRGGGEPASAEKEADGEERLALGLGLAGEPDGEAEGDSKADTPEAPPSVDNTPQCLSKALEGLSSRWRNWWIRGILSLTMICLFFLIIYLGPIMLIIGVMVVQIKCFQEIITIGYRVYHSYELPWFRTLSWYFLICANYFFYGETVADYFGVLVQKEEPLQFLVRYHRFISFTLYLTGFCMFVLSLVKKHYRLQFYMFAWTHVTLLIVVTQSHLVIQNLFEGMIWFIVPISIVICNDITAYLFGFFFGRTPLIKLSPKKTWEGFIGGFVSTVIFGFILAYLLAHYQYFVCPVEYDSETNRFAVDCQPSELFLLHEYRPPKLLQQFLRQETVTLFPFQIHSVALSTFASLIGPFGGFFASGFKRAFKIKDFADTIPGHGGIMDRFDCQYLMATFVHVYIASFIRGPNPSKVLQQLLLLQPEQQRSIFNLLRSHLRERGMLPPTGSQA; the protein is encoded by the exons GAAGCAGATGGAGAAGAACGACTGGCTCTGGGTCTGGGTCTGGCTGGAGAACCTGATGGGGAAGCAGAGGGAGACTCCAAAGCAGACACTCCTGAGGCACCGCCATCTGTGGACAACACCCCGCAGTGTCTCAGCAAGGCCCTGGAAGGACTCTCCTCTAG ATGGAGGAACTGGTGGATAAGGGGCATTTTATCATTAACGATGATTTGTCTCTTCTTCCTGATCATCTACCTGGGACCCATCATGTTAATAATTGGG GTCATGGTGGTTCAGATCAAGTGTTTCCAGGAGATCATAACCATTGGGTACAGAGTCTACCATTCCTATGAACTGCCGTGGTTCAGGACACTCAGCTG GTACTTCCTGATTTGCGCAAACTACTTCTTCTATGGGGAGACGGTGGCCGACTATTTCGGCGTCCTGGTCCAAAAGGAGGAGCCTTTGCAGTTCCTTGTGCGATATCACCGCTTCATTTCATTCACTCTCTACCTGACAG gtttctgcatgTTTGTCCTGAGTTTAGTGAAGAAGCACTATCGGCTGCAGTTCTACATG TTTGCTTGGACCCATGTGACTCTACTGATTGTGGTCACCCAGTCACACCTTGTGATTCAGAATCTGTTTGAAGGGATGATCTG GTTTATCGTTCCCATATCCATCGTGATCTGTAATGACATAACTGCATATCTGTTTGGATTCTTTTTTGGAAGGACGCCTTTGATTAAG CTCTCTCCAAAGAAGACGTGGGAAGGTTTCATCGGAGGGTTTGTCTCCACGGTGATCTTCGGATTCATT TTAGCCTACCTCCTGGCTCATTATCAGTACTTCGTCTGCCCGGTGGAGTATGACAGTGAAACAAACCGCTTCGCAGTGGACTGCCAGCCCTCGGAGCTCTTCCTGCTGCATGAATACCGGCCCCCCAAGCTGCTGCAGCAGTTCCTGCGACAG GAGACGGTGACCCTCTTCCCCTTCCAGATCCACAGCGTCGCCCTCTCCACCTTTGCCTCCCTCATAGGGCCGTTTGGGGGCTTCTTTGCCAGTGGATTCAAGAGAGCTTTCAAGATCAAA GATTTCGCGGACACTATTCCGGGCCACGGTGGCATCATGGACCGCTTCGACTGTCAGTATCTGATGGCAACGTTTGTTCACGTTTACATAGCGAGTTTTATCAG GGGCCCCAACCCCAGCAAAGTATTACAACAGCTGCTGCTCCTGCAGCCGGAGCAGCAGCGCAGTATCTTCAACCTGCTTCGCTCCCACCTGCGGGAAAGGGGCATGTTGCCCCCGACAGGAAGCCAGGCCTAG